One window of Pseudomonas sp. ML2-2023-3 genomic DNA carries:
- a CDS encoding MFS transporter, whose translation MASSTGKGKAIFRVVSGNFLEMFDFMVFGFYATAIAKTFFPSDSAFASLMLALATFGAGFLMRPLGAIFLGAYIDRHGRRKGLIITLALMAMGTVLIACVPGYATLGVAAPLLVLLGRLLQGFSAGVELGGVSVYLAEIATPGRKGFFVSWQSASQQAAVVFAGLLGVGLNHWLSPEEMGEWGWRIPFLLGCMIVPVIFVIRRSMEETPEFEARKHHPTLGEIMRSIRLNFGLVLGGMALVVMTTVSFYLITAYTPTFGKAELHLTDLEALLVTVCIGLSNFFWLPVMGALSDKIGRKPLLLGATLLAILTAYPALSWLVANPSFSHLLIVELWLSFLYGSYNGAMVVALTEIMPIEVRTTGFSLAYSLATATFGGFTPAACTYLIHVLDNKAAPGLWLTGAAVLGLIATVVLFRGDKHQLRTAVPTNA comes from the coding sequence ATGGCCTCCAGTACGGGCAAAGGCAAGGCGATTTTTCGCGTTGTCAGCGGTAACTTCCTAGAGATGTTCGACTTCATGGTCTTTGGCTTTTACGCCACGGCCATTGCCAAAACCTTCTTTCCAAGCGATAGCGCCTTTGCCTCTCTGATGCTCGCCCTGGCGACCTTCGGTGCGGGCTTCCTCATGCGCCCACTGGGTGCGATTTTCCTCGGCGCCTACATCGACCGTCATGGCCGCCGCAAAGGGCTGATCATTACCCTCGCACTGATGGCGATGGGCACGGTGCTGATTGCCTGCGTGCCGGGCTACGCCACCCTAGGTGTGGCGGCTCCTCTGCTGGTATTGCTCGGTCGCTTGCTGCAAGGCTTTTCGGCTGGCGTGGAACTGGGCGGGGTGTCGGTGTACCTGGCTGAAATCGCCACTCCAGGGCGCAAAGGCTTCTTCGTCAGCTGGCAATCTGCAAGCCAGCAGGCTGCGGTGGTATTTGCCGGCTTGCTCGGGGTTGGCCTCAACCACTGGCTGAGCCCCGAAGAAATGGGTGAATGGGGCTGGCGCATCCCGTTCCTGCTGGGGTGCATGATCGTCCCGGTGATCTTTGTCATTCGACGCTCAATGGAAGAAACCCCCGAGTTCGAAGCCCGCAAACATCACCCTACCCTGGGGGAAATCATGCGCTCTATCAGGCTGAATTTTGGCCTGGTACTGGGTGGCATGGCACTGGTGGTCATGACGACCGTGTCGTTCTATCTGATCACCGCCTACACCCCGACATTCGGCAAGGCAGAGCTGCACCTCACCGACCTTGAAGCCTTGCTGGTGACGGTGTGCATTGGCCTGTCGAACTTCTTCTGGCTACCGGTCATGGGCGCGCTGTCAGACAAGATTGGGCGCAAGCCGCTGCTGCTGGGCGCAACCCTTCTCGCGATCCTGACGGCCTATCCGGCGCTGTCATGGCTGGTGGCCAACCCGAGCTTCAGCCACCTGCTGATTGTCGAGCTGTGGTTGTCCTTCCTGTATGGCTCGTACAACGGTGCAATGGTGGTTGCCCTGACCGAAATCATGCCGATTGAAGTGCGCACCACCGGATTTTCACTGGCTTACAGCCTGGCGACTGCGACCTTCGGCGGCTTTACCCCGGCGGCCTGCACTTACCTGATCCACGTACTGGACAACAAGGCCGCTCCCGGCCTGTGGCTGACCGGCGCAGCAGTGCTGGGGCTGATCGCGACCGTGGTGTTGTTCCGCGGCGACAAGCACCAGTTGCGCACAGCGGTACCGACCAATGCCTGA